One window of the Mycobacterium haemophilum DSM 44634 genome contains the following:
- a CDS encoding DUF4190 domain-containing protein — protein MSQPVPRNEFGVVSLILGVVALITCWLLIGIAFGIAAVVTGDIARRRVQRGEANNPRVAMTGIALGAVSIVAALIAVGLYAKSNAGQTGHYHQCLVTGRDPRC, from the coding sequence ATGAGTCAACCCGTCCCGCGTAACGAGTTCGGCGTCGTCTCGTTGATCTTGGGCGTGGTCGCGCTCATCACCTGCTGGCTGCTGATTGGGATCGCCTTCGGTATCGCAGCGGTGGTGACTGGAGATATCGCCCGGAGACGAGTGCAACGCGGCGAAGCCAACAACCCCCGAGTCGCGATGACCGGCATTGCGCTGGGCGCGGTGTCGATCGTGGCAGCGCTCATCGCGGTGGGCCTCTACGCCAAATCCAACGCCGGCCAGACTGGCCACTACCACCAGTGTTTGGTCACCGGAAGGGACCCGCGCTGCTGA
- a CDS encoding TetR/AcrR family transcriptional regulator gives MTSARRIGAPDAKNRGLLLDAAEQLMLEEGYAAVTSRRLANRAGLKPQLVHYYFRTMEELFLEVFRRRAEEGLQVQAKALQSPQPLWALWRFGTDPAFTRVSMEFMALANHRKEMRAEIAYYAERFRDEQCRAVTTALQRYGVDNRDMPPVVWTVLISSLSRLLVLEQAVGMSAGHAETFALVENYLRGLEGEPHPIPEMPQAWVVHQFRREQSAPLGPSLETATTPSTVTSQ, from the coding sequence ATGACATCGGCGCGAAGAATCGGGGCACCGGATGCGAAGAATCGCGGCCTGCTGCTCGACGCGGCCGAGCAATTGATGCTCGAAGAGGGCTACGCCGCGGTGACGTCGCGGCGCCTCGCGAACAGGGCGGGGTTGAAACCTCAGCTCGTGCATTACTACTTCCGCACCATGGAGGAGCTGTTCCTGGAGGTCTTCCGCCGCCGCGCCGAAGAAGGTCTTCAGGTGCAAGCCAAAGCGCTGCAATCGCCTCAGCCGCTATGGGCGTTGTGGAGATTTGGCACCGATCCCGCTTTTACCCGGGTTTCGATGGAATTCATGGCCTTGGCGAATCACCGCAAGGAAATGCGGGCCGAAATCGCCTACTACGCTGAACGTTTCCGCGATGAACAGTGCCGCGCGGTGACGACCGCACTGCAGCGCTATGGAGTGGATAACCGTGACATGCCACCGGTGGTGTGGACGGTGCTCATCTCCAGCTTGTCGCGGTTGCTGGTGCTCGAACAGGCGGTTGGAATGTCTGCTGGTCACGCCGAAACTTTTGCGTTGGTTGAAAATTACCTGCGTGGCCTGGAGGGCGAGCCGCACCCTATTCCGGAAATGCCGCAAGCCTGGGTGGTTCACCAGTTTCGCCGCGAACAAAGCGCGCCTCTAGGACCGTCTTTGGAGACGGCGACGACCC
- a CDS encoding TetR/AcrR family transcriptional regulator → MTAAGRTLRSERATSTQEAILVAAERLYAEHGMFAVSNRQVSEAAGQGNNAAVGYHFGTKVDLVRAIEEKHRGPIERLRDRMVAELLESEASAEMRDWVACLVHPLTEHLAALGNPTWYARFAAQAMTDPAYYHIIVKGALSSPSLVQVVDGVNRCLPDLPTEVRYERNIMARNLLIHTCADLERALAAGAPMRSWRATGSGLIDVIVGLWLAPVTPHE, encoded by the coding sequence ATGACTGCGGCTGGCAGAACCCTGCGTTCCGAACGGGCCACCTCCACCCAGGAAGCGATCTTGGTGGCGGCCGAGCGGTTGTACGCCGAGCACGGCATGTTCGCGGTGTCCAATCGGCAGGTCAGTGAGGCCGCCGGTCAGGGCAACAATGCCGCGGTCGGCTACCACTTCGGCACCAAGGTCGACCTGGTCCGTGCGATCGAGGAGAAACATCGTGGGCCCATTGAACGGCTCCGCGACCGCATGGTGGCCGAGCTGTTGGAATCCGAGGCTTCTGCCGAAATGCGGGACTGGGTGGCCTGCCTGGTGCACCCGCTCACCGAGCACCTGGCGGCCCTTGGTAATCCCACCTGGTATGCGCGGTTCGCTGCCCAAGCGATGACCGATCCCGCTTACTACCACATCATCGTCAAGGGCGCGCTTAGCTCGCCGTCGCTGGTTCAGGTGGTCGACGGTGTCAACCGCTGTTTGCCCGACTTGCCTACTGAGGTGCGCTATGAACGCAACATCATGGCTCGCAACCTATTGATACATACCTGCGCCGATCTTGAACGGGCGCTCGCCGCGGGCGCACCGATGCGGTCCTGGCGGGCCACCGGGTCCGGCCTTATCGACGTGATCGTGGGCCTATGGCTGGCGCCGGTGACGCCGCATGAGTGA